A genomic segment from Glycine soja cultivar W05 chromosome 18, ASM419377v2, whole genome shotgun sequence encodes:
- the LOC114395926 gene encoding isoflavone 7-O-methyltransferase-like, which produces MASNNGRKASEIFQGQLLLYRHMYAHVDSMFLKCIVELGIPNIIHNHGQPITLPKLVSILQVPPNKVSGLQSLMRYLAHNGFFEIVTIHDNLEEKEAYALTAASELLVKGSDLCLAPIVECFLDPTFSSSWHQMKKWIYEDDLTLFGISLGSHLWDFLNKSPTHNKSFNEAMASDSQMMNLALRDCNWVFEGLETIVDVGGGTGITAKIICEAFPKLKCIVLERPHVVDQNLSGCNNLKYVVGDMFKSIPKADAVLLKWILHNWNDNDCRKILENCKEAIISSKCKRGKVIVIDVVINENQDEHEVTRLKLLMNVHMACLINGKERSEEEWKKLFVEAGFQGYKISPLTGHLSLIEIYP; this is translated from the exons ATGGCTTCAAATAATGGCCGTAAAGCAAGTGAGATCTTTCAAGGTCAACTTCTCTTATACAGACACATGTATGCTCATGTAGATTCTATGTTTCTTAAATGTATCGTTGAGCTTGGAATACCAAACATAATCCACAACCACGGTCAACCCATTACTCTTCCAAAATTGGTGTCAATTCTACAAGTTCCACCAAATAAAGTTAGTGGCTTGCAGAGTCTCATGCGTTATCTAGCACACAATGGATTCTTTGAGATAGTCACAATCCATGACAACTTGGAAGAAAAGGAAGCATATGCTCTCACTGCTGCATCAGAGCTTCTTGTCAAAGGCAGTGACCTTTGTTTAGCACCAATAGTTGAGTGTTTTCTTGACCCAACTTTTTCAAGTTCATGGCATCAAATGAAGAAGTGGATTTATGAGGATGATCTCACACTCTTTGGTATCTCATTAGGGTCACACTTGTGGGactttctcaataaaagccctaCACATAACAAATCATTCAATGAGGCAATGGCTAGTGATTCTCAGATGATGAACTTGGCGTTGAGAGATTGCAATTGGGTCTTTGAAGGACTGGAGACCATTGTGGATGTTGGTGGTGGAACTGGAATCACAGCCAAGATTATCTGTGAGGCATTTCCTAAGTTGAAATGCATAGTGTTGGAACGTCCACATGTTGTAGATCAGAACTTGTCAGGATGCAACAATTTGAAATATGTAGTTGGGGACATGTTTAAATCTATTCCCAAGGCTGATGCAGTTCTACTTAAG TGGATCTTACATAATTGGAATGACAACGATTGCAGAAAGATATTAGAAAATTGTAAAGAAGCTATTATTTCGAGTAAATGCAAAAGAGGAAAAGTAATTGTCATAGATGTTGTGATAAACGAAAATCAAGATGAGCATGAAGTTACTAGACTAAAGCTCCTTATGAATGTACACATGGCGTGTCTTATtaatggaaaagagagaagtgaagaagaatggaagaaactTTTCGTGGAAGCAGGATTCCAGGGCTACAAAATATCTCCTTTGACAGGACATTTGTCTCTTATTGAGATCTATCCTTAA
- the LOC114396043 gene encoding exosome complex component RRP43-like, with amino-acid sequence MGLPNVSEDLSSEVEVDAFKRIFPLRYFERHLAESIRADGRPLGKARETSIFLGAVAFANGSALVKIGSTTMLTAIKMEIMTPSLESPDEGCLAIDFHMPPICSPIVRPGRPAEASPMVSKQLSNTISSSRMIDLKELSLVSGKAAWMAYLDIYCLDADGALFDAALLSAIAALSHLQIPSIAMNDDGKIVLVSDEDGQKRAQEPVNKEKRKLTLRSIPFSLTCILHKNYILADPTAEEESIMETHVTVVLDTSGQLISLYKPGGPVLAYTSAIQDCAALTRQRVKELNNFLDKANSAMEV; translated from the exons ATGGGATTACCAAATGTTTCTGAGGACTTGTCATCAGAGGTGGAGGTTGATGCCTTTAAACGCATTTTTCCACTTCGATATTTTGAGCGTCATCTTGCTGAATCTATACGGGCTGATGGTAGACCACTTGGAAAAGCTAGAGAAACAAGTATTTTTCTTG GTGCTGTTGCGTTCGCAAATGGGTCTGCTCTAGTGAAGATTGGATCAACT ACTATGTTGACTGCTATTAAAATGGAAATTATGACTCCGTCCTTGGAGTCACCAGATGAGGGCTGTCT aGCTATTGATTTCCACATGCCTCCAATTTGTTCTCCAATCGTTAGGCCTGGCAGACCAGCTGAAGCATCACCGATGGTGTCAAAGCAGTTGTCTAACACCATTTCAAG TTCCAGAATGATTGATTTGAAAGAATTGTCCTTGGTCAGTGGAAAAGCTGCATGGATGGCTTACCTG GATATCTATTGTTTGGATGCTGATGGTGCTCTTTTTGATGCTGCGTTACTTTCTGCCATTGCTGCCTTATCTCATT TGCAAATTCCTTCTATTGCCATGAATGATGATGGCAAAATAGTACTCGTGTCTGATGAAGATGGACAAAAGCGAGCACAGGAGCCAGTCAATAAAGAGAAGAGGAAGCTTACATTAAGAAGCATTCCGTTCTCATTAACATGCATACTTCACAAGAATTACATCTTGGCAGATCCTACTGCAGAAGAAGAATCCATTATGGAAACCCATGTGACAGTAGTTTTGGATACATCTGGTCAACTAATATCTCTTTACAAGCCTGGTGGGCCGGTTCTTGCCTACACTTCTGCTATCCAG GATTGTGCTGCGTTAACCCGGCAAAGAGTAAAGGAACTAAATAACTTCTTGGACAAAGCAAATTCTGCTATGGAGGTTTAG
- the LOC114395780 gene encoding flavonoid 4'-O-methyltransferase-like — MASSINGRNASEIFQGQTLLYKHLFAHVDSKCLKCIVELGIPDIIHNHGQPITLPELASILQIPPAKVSQVQSLMRYLAHNGFFERVTIHEKEAYALTAASELLVKSSELSLAPMVEYILDTTISGSFHQLKKWVHEEDLTLFEISLGSHLWDFLNRNPAYNKSFNEAMASDSQMLNLALRDCKLVFEGLESIVDVGGGTGATAKIICEAFPDLKCIVFDRPQVVENLSGSNNLTYVGGDMFKSIPKACAVLFKMILHNWSDEDCRKILENCKEAISSKSKTGKVIVIDVVINEKKDEHEITRLKLLMDLNMACLLNGKERREEDWKKLFVEAGFQSYKISPLTGYLSLIEIYP; from the exons ATGGCTTCTTCAATCAATGGCCGTAATGCAAGTGAGATCTTTCAAGGTCAAACTCTCTTGTACAAACACTTGTTTGCCCATGTAGATTCTAAGTGTCTCAAATGCATTGTTGAGCTTGGAATACCAGACATAATCCACAACCATGGCCAACCCATTACTCTTCCTGAGTTGGCGTCAATTCTACAAATTCCACCAGCTAAAGTTAGTCAAGTGCAAAGTCTCATGCGCTACCTGGCACACAATGGATTCTTTGAAAGAGTAACAATCCATGAAAAAGAAGCATATGCTCTCACTGCTGCTTCAGAGCTACTAGTCAAAAGCAGTGAGCTTAGTTTAGCTCCAATGGTTGAGTATATTCTTGACACAACTATTTCAGGTTCATTTCATCAGTTGAAGAAGTGGGTTCATGAGGAAGATCTCACACTATTTGAGATTTCCTTAGGATCACATTTGTGGGACTTTCTTAATAGAAACCCTGCATATAACAAGTCATTCAATGAGGCAATGGCTAGTGATTCTCAGATGTTGAACTTGGCGTTGAGAGATTGCAAGTTGGTGTTTGAGGGACTGGAATCCATTGTGGATGTTGGTGGTGGAACTGGAGCCACTGCCAAGATTATCTGTGAAGCATTTCCTGACTTGAAATGCATTGTGTTTGACCGTCCGCAGGTTGTGGAGAACTTGTCAGGAAGCAACAATTTGACATATGTTGGAGGGGACATGTTCAAATCTATTCCCAAGGCCTGTGCAGTTCTATTTAAG ATGATTTTACATAATTGGAGTGACGAAGATTGCAGGAAGATATTAGAAAATTGTAAAGAAGCTATTTCGAGTAAAAGCAAAACAGGAAAAGTAATTGTCATAGATGTTGTGATAAACGAAAAGAAAGATGAGCATGAAATTACAAGACTAAAGCTTCTTATGGATCTAAACATGGCATGTCTTCTTAATGGAaaggaaagaagagaagaagattgGAAGAAACTCTTCGTGGAAGCAGGGTTCCAAAGCTACAAAATATCTCCTTTGACAGGATATTTGTCTCTTATTGAGATCTATCCTTAG
- the LOC114395852 gene encoding isoflavone 7-O-methyltransferase-like, whose amino-acid sequence MASSINGRNASEIFQGQTLLYKHLYAFIDSMCLKCIVELGIPDIIHNHGQPITLPELVSILQIPPAKVSQVQSLMRYLAHNGFFERVRIHEKESYALTAASELLVKSCELSLAPMIEFVLDPTLSNSFHQLKKWVSEKDLTLFDISLGSHLWDFLNKNPALNKSFNEAMASDSQMMNLALRDCNWVFQGLEFIVDVGGGTGTTAKIICEAFPNLKCIVFDRPQVIENLSGSNNLTYVGGDMFKSIPKADVILLKWILHNWTDKDCIKILKNCKEAISNNGKRGKVIIIDVVINEKEDEHKVTELKLVMDITMACVNGKERNEEEWKKLFMEAGFQDYKIFPLTKYLSVIEIYP is encoded by the exons ATGGCTTCTTCAATCAATGGCCGTAATGCAAGTGAGATCTTTCAAGGTCAAACTCTCTTGTACAAACACTTGTATGCCTTCATAGACTCTATGTGTCTCAAATGCATAGTTGAGCTTGGAATACCAGACATAATCCACAACCATGGCCAACCCATTACTCTTCCTGAGTTGGTGTCAATTCTACAAATTCCACCAGCTAAAGTTAGTCAAGTGCAAAGTCTCATGCGCTACCTGGCACACAATGGATTCTTTGAAAGAGTAAGAATCCATGAAAAAGAATCATATGCTCTCACTGCTGCTTCAGAGCTACTTGTCAAAAGCTGTGAGCTTAGTTTAGCTCCAATGATTGAGTTTGTTCTTGACCCAACTTTGTCAAATTCATTCCATCAATTGAAAAAGTGGGTTTCTGAGAAAGATCTCACATTATTTGACATCTCCTTAGGATCACATTTGTGGGACTTTCTTAATAAAAACCCTGCACTTAACAAGTCATTCAATGAGGCAATGGCTAGTGATTCTCAGATGATGAACTTGGCGTTGAGAGATTGCAATTGGGTCTTTCAAGGACTGGAATTCATTGTGGATGTTGGTGGTGGAACTGGAACCACAGCCAAGATTATATGTGAAGCATTTCctaacttgaaatgcattgtgTTTGACCGTCCACAAGTTATAGAGAACTTGTCAGGAAGCAACAATTTGACATATGTTGGTGGGGACATGTTCAAATCTATTCCTAAGGCTGATGTAATTCTGCTTAAG TGGATTCTACATAATTGGACTGATAAGGATTGCATAAAGATATTGAAGAACTGCAAAGAAGCTATTTCAAATAATGGCAAAAGAGGAAAAGTGATTATCATAGATGTTGTGATAAACGAAAAAGAAGATGAGCACAAAGTTACGGAACTAAAGCTCGTTATGGATATAACCATGGCATGTGTTaatggaaaagagagaaatgaagaagaatggaagaaactCTTCATGGAAGCAGGGTTCCAAGACTACAAAATATTTCCCTTGACCAAATATTTGTCTGTTATTGAGATCTATCCTTAG
- the LOC114397426 gene encoding uncharacterized protein LOC114397426 → MKSHLKPLFIRAKVENVGINKVLIDGGAAVNLMPQSMLYKIGKHDTDLSAHNIVLSNYEGKTGYSLGAIQVDVAVGSIVRPTLFLVIQSKANFNLLLGREWIHGVGAVPSTLHQKLIIWREDGIVENIEADQSFYKSEVDNVTPQTLTKIWLT, encoded by the coding sequence ATGAAAAGTCATCTCAAACCTCTTTTCATCAGGGCAAAAGTTGAGAATGTTGGAATCAACAAAGTGCTCATAGATGGAGGAGCGGCTGTCAACTTAATGCCTCAATCTATGCTCTACAAGATCGGGAAACATGACACTGATCTATCTGCCCACAACATTGTGCTCTCTAATTATGAGGGCAAAACTGGCTATTCTTTGGGAGCCATTCAAGTAGATGTTGCTGTAGGCAGTATAGTTCGACCAACTCTATTCCTGGTGATACAGTCCAAGGCTAATTTTAACTtgctattaggaagggaatggaTCCATGGAGTTGGGGCTGTGCCATCTACTCTCCACCAGAAACTCATTATTTGGAGGGAGGATGGGATTGTTGAAAATATAGAGGCAGATCAAAGCTTCTATAAGTCAGAAGTTGATAATGTTACTCCACAAACTTTGACAAAAATTTGGCTAACATAG